TATCCGACGTCATTTCGTCTGATAAGCCGAATTATGCGTATGTAAGCTTCCGAAAAAATTGGCAGGGGTAGCAGGATTCGAACCTGCGGTACACGGGATCAAAACCCGATGCCTTACCGCTTGGCTATACCCCTGTATTGGTGACCCGTACGGGACTCGAACCCGTGTTACCGCCGTGAAAGGGCGGTGTCTTAACCGCTTGACCAACGGGCCATTGATTTCAAACAAAAAAAATGGAGCTTCCTAGCGGATTCGAACCGCTGACCTCATCCTTACCATGGATGCGCTCTACCAGCTGAGCTAAGGAAGCCTGGCTCCACAGGTAGGATTCGAACCTACGACCGATCGGTTAACAGCCGATTGCTCTACCACTGAGCTACTGTGGATCATAAAGAAAACCTGGCTTTTCGCCAAGCTTTAATGGCGAAAGCCTTCGTTGCACTTATACTTTGCCTCTTTAACGGATATGGCAATTCATATAAGCATAAAAAAGTTCCGCCCGGCGGCGTCCTACTTTCACAGGGGGACAGCCCCCAACTATCATCGGCGCTGAAGAGCTTAACTTCCGTGTTCGGCATGGGAACGGGTGTGACCTCTTCGCTATCGCCACCGGACGGTGTGTCCACCTCAGTAAGAAGCGGACAAATGATATCTTACTATGACCGAATTAAAAATTCAAGCGTTTTTTCGCGCTTTTTTACGATTTTTTTTATTTTCTTTTTCCTTCTTTCGTTCTTCAAATCCTTCTCTTTCCCACTTGTTCCATTGTTCTGCGGTCGGCTGTTTCCCATTCGGCATTTCATGCAACCTGTGCAAGACGAGAAGCTGCCATGTATTCGCAACAAGAAGCGGGACCACTGCGTTTATGATGAAACTGAGATCATCCCCGGTAAAGGCCGGAATCCATTCAATCATCGTGACAACATACATAAAGAACAAAGCAGGAATAAAGGCGTGCCTGTTCGTATCCTTCGCTTTCAGATAGGCCACAAACACTGCGTAAACCAGAAGAAGCGTCGGCATAATCGCATAGCCGAGCATCGTATCGCCCTCTCCTGCGAAGAAATAATGCCGGAAGAACATCAGGTCAAAGAACGCAAAGACAATGATAATCAGCTGGACTTTATTCCATAGCGAAGCAGATTTAAAGACGCCCAAACCGAAACGGTGGATCGTTAGATATGCAAAAAAACCCATCTGAGCGATAACCGTCCATAATGCAGCCGTTACAATCACTACGAAATAACCGCCAATTCCCTGGATCAGACCGATAATTGTACCCGCAACTGTTCCAATCAGCAGCGTGGACCAAAATAAAAACACAACTTTCCTGGCATTCACAGCCATACCCCCTAAACCTTCTTTACCACCGTATATTGTATCAAATTTCAGCCCAGGACCGCCACTCTGAGGACGAAAAAGTTCATCAGTTCCCATTAAAAGGTTGATTGACGCCAAATGATGATATCCATTGCATGTTTGGCACGAGATTCCTGATATGGCGACAGATAACTTCCCTTATCCGCGGTTTGCCCAATTTACTGTGGCGTTTGAACAAATCACTCCCTTCATCCGCTATTTGGCTGAACTCCCTCTAAGCAGACGCTACTAAAAAAAGCCCTGAACCGGCGAATCGGTTCAGGGCTTATCATTGTCTCAATTATTTTGCTGTTTTGTCGATGACCTGCTGGGCGATATCCATATAGATTTTCCCGATCGGGTGATCCGCATCGTAGACAGATGGCGCGAATACTTCCTCATCGAAATCCGGCTGCCCCAGCGGAATCTGAGCCAGTATATCCGTTTCAAGCTCTTCTGCCAGCTTTTGTCCGCCGCCGGTTCCGAAGACGTATTCTTTTTCGCCGGTCAACTTACTCTCAAAGTAAGCCATGTTTTCGACAACACCCAGAATTTCATGGTCGGTTTTCAGTGCCATTGCACCCGCTCTTGCTGCAACAAAGGCTGCAGTGGCATGAGGTGTCGTGACAACAATCTCTTTAGACGTTGGCAGCATCGAGTGCACATCCAGCGCCACGTCACCTGTTCCTGGCGGTAAGTCGAGAATCAGGTAATCAAGATCGTCCCACTCCACTTCACTGAAGAAGTTATTGAGCATCTTTCCAAGCATCGGTCCGCGCCAGATGATTGGTGAATTGTCTTCCACGAAAAAGCCCATGGAAATCACCTGCACATCGAAACGTGTCACCGGATAAATTCGCTGTCCGACAACTTTCGGGCGCTCTTCAATCCCCATCATATCCGGTACACTGAACCCGTAAATATCCGCGTCAATGATGCCGACTTTTTTGCCTTGACGGGCCAGGGACGTTGCCAGGTTCACAGAAACCGTGGATTTACCCACGCCACCTTTACCACTCGTTACCGCGATGAATGTCGTGCGATCCGTCCGGTCAAGGAGCGACTCAGGTGCCTCCTGCTCAGCTTGTCCACCATGCTGGGCAATGACCTCTTCAGGCAGCTTTTCAAAGCGTAGACCAACAGACTCAGCGCCTGCAGTTTTAATGGCGTTGACAACTTCTTGCTGGAGCTGCATTTGTTCCGCTGTCCCCGGCTCTGCAATCGCTAGTTTCAGGCTGACGAGATTTTCTTTGATTTTCAGTTCTTTCACAGCGTCCAGATCCAGCAGCAGTTTCCCCAGATGAGGGTCCTTAATCGGTCTGATCGCTTCGAGCACTTGTTGTTCTGTTAACATGAAGACACCATCCTTTATTTGATTCCTAGTCATTTATCTTTAACCACGCCACTCATTATAACATAGATATTTTCCATGTATGGTGATTCTGATCACAAAAGTTCCAGACTGCATTTTCTCCCGTTTTAGCGTAAAATAAAGTTGTGAACAACCGTTGTAAAGGATTCTATTAGGAGGGATCAGCCGCTATGTACGAAAATATGTCAGCATGCATCGAAGATCT
This Salisediminibacterium beveridgei DNA region includes the following protein-coding sequences:
- a CDS encoding KinB-signaling pathway activation protein, whose amino-acid sequence is MAVNARKVVFLFWSTLLIGTVAGTIIGLIQGIGGYFVVIVTAALWTVIAQMGFFAYLTIHRFGLGVFKSASLWNKVQLIIIVFAFFDLMFFRHYFFAGEGDTMLGYAIMPTLLLVYAVFVAYLKAKDTNRHAFIPALFFMYVVTMIEWIPAFTGDDLSFIINAVVPLLVANTWQLLVLHRLHEMPNGKQPTAEQWNKWEREGFEERKKEKENKKNRKKARKNA
- a CDS encoding P-loop NTPase; this encodes MLTEQQVLEAIRPIKDPHLGKLLLDLDAVKELKIKENLVSLKLAIAEPGTAEQMQLQQEVVNAIKTAGAESVGLRFEKLPEEVIAQHGGQAEQEAPESLLDRTDRTTFIAVTSGKGGVGKSTVSVNLATSLARQGKKVGIIDADIYGFSVPDMMGIEERPKVVGQRIYPVTRFDVQVISMGFFVEDNSPIIWRGPMLGKMLNNFFSEVEWDDLDYLILDLPPGTGDVALDVHSMLPTSKEIVVTTPHATAAFVAARAGAMALKTDHEILGVVENMAYFESKLTGEKEYVFGTGGGQKLAEELETDILAQIPLGQPDFDEEVFAPSVYDADHPIGKIYMDIAQQVIDKTAK